The DNA segment agttaaaaaaattgacttgGTTAAGATGTAAAAAAATCTGAGTTAGGGTTGCAGAAAACAAGATTTGGGGTTCATCAATTTGGAGGATCTGTCTTCCAATTTCAGTGATCTTGAAGGTGAAATCTTCAAAGCAAATTCAATTCCGCTTCACATGTTAGGTTTTACATTTGCTAATTTTCTGAAATTGAGGTATTGTATATGTTTAGAGTGTTGTTGCGTTTCATGGGGTTTAACCACGGGTGAATATGTTTTGTGAGAAAAGTTGTCTTGTTTTGATGCATGATAGTGGTCCCATAATTCTTACTTTAACTTAAATTAGTAGACCCCGATAAATGGTGTTATTTTGGAGTATTAGGTTCACTTAAACATAGGGGTTACATGCAAGTAgaagaattattttacaatgtGCAACATGTTTTACATAAGCTTGATGATGATAAAGGAGCTATGAACATGATGAATGTGGCTAAGTAATTGGGGAAAGTGAACCTGTATGTTGTGCATGGGGTGGACGAAGCAACTATATTAGAAAATGATGAGAATGAGATTTTGTACCTATGTGAAGGTTCTGTAGAGAGTGGTGAGGGTAGTGGCGTTGGTGGAGAAGCACATGTTGAGGGTGGTGATGAAGGAATTAGACACGTAGTGGAGGGTGCAGTGGAGGTTGAGAATGACTATGCAATAGATGTTGACAATGAGGACGCACGGGATGATGAGAATGATGATGCATTGGAGGTTGAGAAGGAGGATTTAGTGGATAATGAGGATGTTGAGCATGAGGATGCCTTGGAGGTTGAGAATGaggatgaagttgaagatgTAAGTGAAGAAGCATTGTAAGTGGATANGAAGTTGAAGATGTAAGTGAAGAAGCATTGTAAGTGGATAATGAGGATGTTGAGCATGAGGATGCCTTGGAGGTTGAGAATGAGGATGAAGTTGAGNATGTAAGTGAAGAAGCATTGGAAGTGGATAATGAGGATGAAATTGAGGTTCAGAGTGAAGAATTAGTTGACGTGGACATTCAGGATGGAGGGGAGGTTGATAttgaagaagaagtggaagtggaAGTGGATGTGGATAGTGACGATGAAGCAGGAATGGATGATCTCAGTGTAGGGGTTTGTCAGATGATGATTGGGAGTCTGATAAGCTTTTAACTCCTGAAAATAGTGGAAGTGAGGAGGATGACAAGGATGATACAACCTGTGTAGGTCCTTACTCAAAATATGTAAAGCAGAAGTCCATGGCAGATTATAAGTTGGAAGTGGGGACTATTTTTACTGATAGGGAAGAGTTTAAGGATGCTATTAGAAGATATGTTGTTCATGCTGTGAGGGAtgtaaaatttatcaaaaaggATAACCGTAGGGTTAGGGTGGCATGCATGGGTGGCCAAGGGAAGTGCCCATGGCTAGCTTATTGTGGTTATTTGCCATCAAGCAAAATTTGGCAATTGAGGAAGATAATTGATACTCATAGTTGTAGTAGACAACTTAATATTAAACTGATGAATGCTAAGTGGTTAAGTCAGGAAATAGATAGATCTTTAGTTGACAATCCTAATTTAAAGGTGAATGATATTTGTACTAAAGCATTAAGAAAATGGAATACTAATGTGTCAATATCCAAGGCAAGAAGGGCAAAGTTAATTGTCACAAGACAGGTTGAAGGAGATTTCAAAGAACAATATAAAAGGGTGTACGACTATGGACATGAGCTTTTGAGGTGTAACCCAAGGTCAATTGTGCAGATTAAAGTTGATTCTCATAATGGTGACCCAATCTTTCAAAGAATGTATGTTTGCTTGAAAGCTTGTAAAGATAGTTTCAAAAGTTGTAGGCGCATTATATGTTTAGATGGATGTTTCTTGAAAGGTTTTTACAAATGGGAGTTGCTGACTGCTGTTGGTAGGGACCCAAATGAACAAATGCTACCCATTGCCTATGCAGTAGTAGAAGTGGAGAACAAAGACAGCTGAACATGGTTTTTACAATTGTTAATTGAAGACCTCGGTGGCAGTGAAGTATGTAGAGGGTGCACATGGATGTCAGACCAGCAGAAGGTATAATGAAGTACTTTTATTTAATGCTTTTGTATAGGATATGGTAATATTACTAAATTTAATTGTGCAAGGGTTGGTCCTAGCCATTGAGGAGCTTTTGCCTCGGGCAGAACAAAGATTCTGTGTGAGACACCTGTATGCAAACTTTAGGAAAAAGTTTGGTGGGCAGGTATTAAAAAATCTAATGTGAAGGGCTGCAACCAGCACATACCCCCAGGCTTGGGAGAGAGAAATGctcaaaattaaagaagtccATATTGAAGCCTATAAATACCTCATAGGCATTGCCCCAAGGTAACCCCTTACCCATTATATGCACTTTAGTGTCACAGATGCATTGTAACCCATTTGAGATTTCTTTTGTGCAATAGGTTTTGGTCAAGATCATGCTTCACAGGTGAAGCAATGTGTGATACCCTAGATAACAACATCACTGAAGCTTTCAATAGTGTTCTTATACATGCAAGAGGAAAACCAATAATCACAATGATGGAGGATATTAGAGTGCATGTCATGAAAACGTGGGCCAACAACAGAACCAAGGTGGCATCTATGGACTTCACAATTTGCCCAAAGATAAAGTACAAACTTCAGAAGGAAAGTAATATGTCTAGATTATGGTTGCCAAGGTACATTGTTCATTTCATTTGTCTGTGCttcatttctttcattgtttgtgctacatttctttttatatgcATTTCTTTCATTGTTTGGACTTCATTGTCTGTGCTTAATTTCTTTCAGCTGGTTTGCAAGAAACATTTTTGATGTTAGGCACACTTCATCAATTGGGAACAAGTTCACACTGGACCTGGACACTAAAGAGTGCAGCTGTAGAAAGTGGATGATCACTGGCATCCCATGCTATCATGCAATTGCAGCAATGAACTACTCCAATGTTGATCCAGAGAATTTTATACCCACTTGCTTCAGGAGATCCACATATGAGGAGGTGTATGCGTCCATAACTTTCCCACTCAATGGTCCTCAACTATGGGAAACCACACATTACAGTGATGTACTACCACCAGTAATGAGGAAGTTACTTGGGAggccaaagaaaaaaaggaggtTGGAGGCATCGGAGTTAACAAAGGACGATTAATGAGTCGATTATttattgacttcacttagtttattgtgctagaattaatcagggaattgtgcttaattgtccggtattttcccatttttcctaattatgcttaatttgaccggaaattctaattttaattaatttgaattttctgagctaattatttgcattattattttcagggaaaagtttggaaatacaatttgggataTTTGGAGATTAAATGTGGTGGAACCACACCCACTtgcaattcatttttatttggacTTGGAGAGCATTTAGCAAGGCCTTTGGGAAATTAATATTTGAGGGCACAATTGTGATTAAAGAAAAGTGGGAGTGTTGATTCAGTAAAAGGagtgttgaaaagaaaaatcttgcGGGCTTGTGTACTAGGACATCCAACGTTGGAAATTAAGGTTGCtgcacatatatataaaacttggTAAAGCAATGAAGAGCAAGTGGTGTCACGGTTGGAAGAAAAGCAATTGGCTGAATTAATTTGAAGAGAAAACGCTGATGTCAAATGGGCTGCACTGAACACATAAAGCGTGGTTGCAGGAAGCAAAATCCAGCAAAGCAAATTCAATGGGTGTCACGGCCTGgcttggataaaaaggagcaaCATATATGTGAATTTAATTTGCTGGCAGCAAGAAAGAGTACTCCAACTGCAGCTTATATAGAGAAATTTATCCATTTCACGGCCCACAATAAATTATGCTGCAGCATCCAACATTCTTCTTCATTCCAAAACCCATGCACACGGACTAAATAGAAAAAAGGTGCAACACATGGCAAAGAAAAGGCACTCACGGCTTGGTCCAAGTGATGGAGGTGCAGCGACAATTTTGAAGAGGCCCATGGGCAAAGTCACGTCCTGCAACTTGGATAGATGCCCATGTCCACATCCAGAGGGGAATAAGGGTTACTATTCCTTCTTCATTTTAAGTTGGGGGGGGCGGGGGCTGGATATAAAAGGAGAGTTGTCGTCACCTAGGGGGAGGAGGAAGCCGCCATTGGAATAGGGACTTTTGGGGGGACGTTTTATTGCTGAAGTAAATGAAGGCATACGGGTAGCCTATGGTGCACCAGCTGCCACTTGTAgtagttcttttcttttgaattttgtttaatgaATATAGGCAGTAGCTGCCACTCATTTACTGAGCCTTTTGCTTTTGATGTTTATTGGAGACAAGTCCTGCAATGTTATTCAcgcttttttttatttttgcaaacGCTGGTTCCAAATTTCCTATAGCTAAagtcttcattttattttattggaaaaagcatatcttttcttttctttaagcaTGTTACAGTGTATTCCTAGGAGATAGcacatttaattctttattttcatttacatgttGCTCACATCCAGCGGTAGttcatttatttagttttttagaGCATTCGTTTTTCCTAGAAGAAAGAACATGATTTTATTGTCTTGTGGGTCACGACTGCTGGAAGGAAAATTAGCATTTACTTTGATTTCATGAATGAAAAATAGAGTAGGTGGTGTCTAGTGATGTGACGGCTGTAGAGGATATGTTGACTTCATTttacaagatttttttttttttatttacctttgaaaaaaaaatcacgctggagcatgatgaaggttgaaaaacagttattttcatatgtcaatttggaccaaattacaccctttactacttggaatgacctcagaatcaagcaaaacttaatatttgagtctggagagagtcaaaagttgtttttagcgattttatgcttattttgcattgttttgtagctaatttgagaaaagtaagaatggagttgaagatacaggtcgttgactcaagaaaagagcagaaaaatgaagttttgaagagtcgacgcaccgNNNNNNNNNNNNNNNNNNNNNNNNNNNNNNNNNNNNNNNNNNNNNNNNNNNNNNNNNNNNNNNNNNNNNNNNNNNNNNNNNNNNNNNNNNNNNNNNNNNNNNNNNNNNNNNNNNNNNNNNNNNNNNNNNNNNNNNNNNNNNNNNNNNNNNNNNNNNNNNNNNNNNNNNNNNNNNNNNNNNNNNNNNNNNNNNNNNNNNNNNNNNNNNNNNNNNNNNNNNNNNNNNNNNNNNNNNNNNNNNNNNNNNNNNNNNNNNNNNNNNNNNNNNNNNNNNNNNNNNNNNNNNNNNNNNNNNNNNNNNNNNNNNNNNNNNNNNNNNNNNNNNNNNNNNNNNNNNNNNNNNNNNNNNNNNNNNNNNNNNNNNNNNNNNNNNNNNNNNNNNNNNNNNNNNNNNNNNNNNNNNNNNNNNNNNNNNNNNNNNNNNNNNNNNNNNNNNNNNNNNNNNNNNNNNNNNNNNNNNNNNNNNNNNNNNNNNNNNNNNNNNNNNNNNNNNNNNNNNNNNNNNNNNNNNNNNNNNNNNNNNNNNNNNNNNNNNNNNNNNNNNNNNNNNNNNNNNNNNNNNNNNNNNNNNNNNNNNNNNNNNNNNNNNNNNNNNNNNNNNNNNNNNNNNNNNNNNNNNNNNNNNNNNNNNNNNNNNNNNNNNNNNNNNNNNNNNNNNNNNNNNNNNNNNNNNNNNNNNNNNNNNNNNNNNNNNNNNNNNNNNNNNNNNNNNNNNNNNNNNNNNNNNNNNNNNNNNNNNNNatcaattgcgctaacttctgtttataatgcggtattaattactaggggaggctagggatagcaagccaatagttaatattaggcccttttcgctgaaggatcaggttaaggggaggctaagaaagtcacataataattgaatcaatctataattcaagggtagtatgtaagagagagcggaatagatgaaatttttagtacccaacaacatccattcatccatcgttttcgtttgtcaattgaatgaactttattttttgcatgttaatatttttttcctcaaatccaatttattaaattttatttttcaagtcttgttattttaattcacgcgaaagagaaagccatacgagtctcttgggaaaaacgatacttggtcttaccatttatattacttgtacgatttggtacacttgccaatttgtcaacagagcaaggttttttttaattcacaaTTGCATTCAAATAGTTCACGCGGTTAGGCGTTGAAATTTTACCATTGTTGCACGGTGCCGCTCTACCAACTTAAGCTACTGTTCTTACTCATATTCACCATTTTATTAAtgtcttaattttcttatgcaatgcatgtttaattaattattgtcagattattatttttagtgacttatcttttatttgtattttattttacttttagccttcactttaatgttttattttaattatgtcttgttgtgtttaatttctattttaattcaatcattagcattcacaaacattttcacaaaaccccccctccccacttcgtgtctgacctaattctcgaaccatagtttggtccttgagagatgacctaggagtcacttcctagtactatactgcattctttatgcaatcaaatttgtatgggttgcgacagctcatcaaagttttggcgccgttgccggggtccaacggttcggttttaggtctttgttgtgtttgtgtgttgtcttgtcttgtgttgtgagtgtgttgttctgTTTTATGTGTCatgtcatgtgtgttgcatttagatagctttagttgcatattttcattccattcttctttccTTCCCCCTTTTCTatatgtctacctattttgattctgtgaataatgcttattctgtcagtgcctatgattatgattctccttctggatgttactctgatgattgtgatgtaTACTCTACTGATTTCTgtgctgagaacaatatgactcatcctccagCTCATGAGActgctctttgggagccggttACATAtagtgaggatgatgttcattgcgttctcacatttggactgatagatttgctgcctaggttttatGGTTCTGTAGGTGAATGCCCGcatagacatttggagaggTTCCAACGCATTTGCTCTGAAATGAAACCTCCATATGTCCCGGATGATCGcattttcttaaaggcattTCTGCATTTAGTAAAAGAAGCAGCATGGGAATGGCTTTATTATC comes from the Vigna radiata var. radiata cultivar VC1973A chromosome 2, Vradiata_ver6, whole genome shotgun sequence genome and includes:
- the LOC106752581 gene encoding histone chaperone RTT106-like — encoded protein: MLPLFRESVHCTYQRLKNQIKILINLKKDQDSLNEYARLISLKIRKGCCTGKTDSSVESGEGSGVGGEAHVEGGDEGIRHVVEGAVEVENDYAIDVDNEDARDDENDDALEVEKEDLVDNEDVEHEDALEVENEDEVEDDALEVENEDEVEXVSEEALEVDNEDEIEVQSEELVDVDIQDGGEVDIEEEVEVEVDVDSDDEAGMDDLSVGVCQMMIGSLISF
- the LOC106752591 gene encoding uncharacterized protein LOC106752591 — encoded protein: MADYKLEVGTIFTDREEFKDAIRRYVVHAVRDVKFIKKDNRRVRVACMGGQGKCPWLAYCGYLPSSKIWQLRKIIDTHSCSRQLNIKLMNAKWLSQEIDRSLVDNPNLKVNDICTKALRKWNTNVSISKARRAKLIVTRQVEGDFKEQYKRVYDYGHELLRCNPRSIVQIKVDSHNGDPIFQRMYVCLKACKDSFKSCRRIICLDGCFLKGFYKWELLTAVGRDPNEQMLPIAYAVVEVENKDS